The genomic segment GGCTATGCAGGCTATCTCTAACGATGTGGTAGACCCTATGCAACGCCCGCCTATCGAGCAGCAAATTCAAACTGGGGTGAGAGTTATCGATGGTTTACTGCCTATCGGCAAGGGGCAGCGTGTGGGTATTTTTGCCGGCAGCGGGGTGGGTAAAAGCAGCTTGCTGGGTATGATTGCCCGTAACAGCGGGGCCGATGTTAATATTATTGCCTTAATTGGCGAGCGCGGCCGCGAAGTGCGTGAATTTATTGAGAAAGAACTGGGTGAAGAAGGGCTTAAGCGTTCTATCGTGGTGGTATCTACCAGCGATAAGCCGGCGTTGGCCCGTGTACGCGGGGCTTATGTGGCCAATGCTTTGGCCGAATATTTTAGAGATTTAGGGCAAGATGTTATGTTACTGTTCGATTCGGTAACCCGTTTTGCTATGAGCCAGCGCGAGATAGGGCTGGCTAACGGCGAGCCGCCGGCCAGCCGCGGTTATACTCCCAGCGTTTTTAGTTTGCTGCCCAAAATTTTGGAAAAAAGCGGTAACTCGCCTAAAGGCTCCATCACCGGTATTTATACGGTGCTGGTGGAAGGTGATGATTTAGAAGAACCCATCAGCGATACCGTGCGCGGTATTTTAGATGGCCACATTGTGCTTAGCCGCAGCTTGGCCGAGCAATACCACTTTCCGGCTATCGATGTGTTAAAAAGTATCAGCCGTTTAGCGCCGCGCT from the Spirochaetaceae bacterium genome contains:
- a CDS encoding FliI/YscN family ATPase, whose amino-acid sequence is MSKEQSGLNLLKRYNDYLEDFNPIRSIGTISRIRGILLESKGPEMFVGELARIESNGETFLAEATAMHGITNNLMAYEETGHIDIGAKVTALGKGLTVMAGPSLLGRVLDGLGRPIDDKGPIVPVAMQAISNDVVDPMQRPPIEQQIQTGVRVIDGLLPIGKGQRVGIFAGSGVGKSSLLGMIARNSGADVNIIALIGERGREVREFIEKELGEEGLKRSIVVVSTSDKPALARVRGAYVANALAEYFRDLGQDVMLLFDSVTRFAMSQREIGLANGEPPASRGYTPSVFSLLPKILEKSGNSPKGSITGIYTVLVEGDDLEEPISDTVRGILDGHIVLSRSLAEQYHFPAIDVLKSISRLAPRLQPKEVRMRTAHLRQLLAAYRDAEDLIRVGAYVRGSDPIIDEGLHKKAEIDKFMQQDIDEKSTIDKALASLARLSVS